The following is a genomic window from Flavobacteriales bacterium.
GTAGATGTAGGTAAGTCCTATCTCACCTCTCTTATTCTTTGGAAGATCTATTCCTGCAATTCTTGCCATGCTATTGTTTCTATACTATTAGTAAGACGGCTATTAACCTTGTCTTTGCTTAAACCGTGGATTTTTCTTGTTGATCACATAGACCCGTCCCTTTCTCTTAACGATCTTGCAATCTTCACTTCTCTTTTTTACTGACGCCCTGACTTTCATCTTGCAATTATTTATATCGGTATGTAATACGTCCTTTTGAAAGATCGTAAGGACTCATTTCTACTTTCACTTTGTCTCCTGGTAGGATCTTAATGTAATGCATTCGCATCTTTCCTGAAATATGTGCCGTGATAACATGACCATTTTCCAATTCAACACGAAACATGGCATTTGATAATGCTTCCACTACTGTTCCGTCCTGACCTATTGATGCTTGTTTCGCCATTTATGATTATGCTGACATACTCATTGATGAACGACCCTTAATTCTACCAGACTTCATCAATCCATCATAATGACGCATTAACAAATGACTTTCAATTTGTTGCAGTGTATCCAATACAACACCTACCATGATCAACAGTGAAGTTCCTCCATAGAACTGAGCGAATTGTGCATTCACTCCGAAAACCATGGCCACTGATGGAAGGATGGCTACAATACCAAGGAAAATAGATCCTGGTAGTGTAATCCTTGACATGATATTGTCGATGTATTCTGCTGTTTTCTTTCCTGGTTTCACACCTGGAATGAATCCACCATTACGTTTCATATCCTCAGCCATTTGGTTTGGATTGATAGTAATTGCAGTATAGAAATACGTGAACACAATGATCAACAAGAAGAACGTGATATTGTAAGTTGGTCCTGTGAAATCAGAAAATGCTGTTACAAACCAAGATGCGCTTTCTCCGGCAAACCCTCCAAGAGTAATTGGAACAAACATGATTGCCTGAGCAAAGATGATCGGCATAACACCAGCTGCATTTACTTTAAGCGGAATGTACTGACGTGTTCCTCCCTGAGGCAATGCTTGACGACCTGAAATAGCAGCTCTTGCAACTTGAACCGGAATTCTTCGTGTTCCTTGAACCAAAAGAATAGAGAATACAATTACCAAGAACAGGAACACCAATTCTACTAGCAAGAACACCGGACCTCCAGAACCTGTAGTGTCCAATTTAGATAGCGCTTCTGCTACGAAAGAGAATGGCAAACGTGCAATGATTCCTACCATGATGAGTAGTGAAATACCGTTTCCAATTCCTTTATCAGTGATCCGTTCTCCCAACCACATTACGAATACAGTACCTGTGATCAGAATAAGCCAAGCTGTAAACCAGAAAAGACTTGGAGATGTTAGGAACGCATCAGATGGCAATTGAGATTGTAGATTCGCTATGTAACCAGGAGCTTGACCTGCAGTGATCAAGATTGTCAGATAACGTGTGTACTGATTTATCTTCTTTCTTCCGCTCTCTCCTTCCTTCTGCAACTTCTGCAATGCAGGAACAGCCATACCGGCCAACTGCAACACAATAGAAGCCGAAATGTAAGGCATAATACCCAAGGCGAAAATGGAAGCGTTAGAGAACGCACCTCCAGAGAACATATTCAACAGTCCAAGGATACCATCCGAAGTTTGTGCCTGAAGCGCACCCAATTTTGCTGGGTCCAATCCTGGCAACACTACGAACGAACCTATTCTGTAGATAAGAATGAAACCTAAGGTGTTGAGTATCCTCGTCCTTAGATCTTCAATCTTCCAGATGTTCTGAAGTGTATTTAAGAAATTCTTCATCTAATCTTATAGCGTAACAACTGTTCCTCCAGCTGCCTCGATTGCACTTACTGCTGTTTTAGAGAATCCGTGAGCTGTAACCTCAATTTTGGCTTTCAGCTCTCCTCTTCCCAATATTTTAACAAGCTCGTTCTTTCCAGAAAGACCATTTTCAACCAACAATTCAGGAGTGATTGTTGTGAATTTCTTCTCATCAACCAATTTCTGAAGAGCATCAAGATTGATTCCGTGATATTCCACTCTGAAAGGATTCTTGAATCCAAACTTAGGAACACGTCTTTGAAGAGGCATTTGTCCACCTTCAAAACCTACTTTCTTCTTGTAGCCGGAACGAGACTTAGCTCCTTTGTGACCACGTGTAGAAGTTCCGCCTTTTCCGCTTCCTTCTCCTCGTCCAATTCGTTTTCTACTTTTTGTAGAACCCGTTGCTGGTGTTAAATTACTTAGACCCATCGTTCTAAATCCTTATCAATTACTTAATTACTTCCACCATGTGGCTGACCTTCGCTACCATTCCCAAAATTGCTGGGTTGGCTTCGTGCTCAACTACTTGATTCAATTTTCTTAGGCCTAGTGCCTGAAGCGTCAACTTTTGTCTTAATGGACGGTTGATAGCGCTTTTTACTTGTTTTACTTTGATAGTAGCCATTTGCTTTATCTCCTTAGACGGTTTATCCGTTGAATACTACGTCTAGTTTAACTCCTCTTTGGTTAGATACCGCAATGGCATCTCTCATTTCGCTTAGGCAAAGGAACGTTGCTTTTACCACGTTGTGTGGATTTGACGAACCTTTTGATTTGCCAAGAACGTTTTTTACACCTGCAGCTTCAAGCACTGCACGCATTGCTCCTCCTGCAATAACACCGGTACCAAGAGATGCAGGCTTCATGAAAACTCGAGCACCGCAATACTTGTTCTCTTGTTCGTGAGGAACAGTTCCGTTGATGATAGGCACACGGATAAGGTTTTTCTTAGCATCATCAATTCCTTTGGCAATTGCCTCTGTAACCTCTTTTGCTTTTCCAAGACCGTGACCAACAACTCCGTTCTCGTCTCCAACAACTACAATAGCTGAGAAGCTGAAAGTTCGTCCACCTTTGGTAACCTTCGTTACACGCTGAATACCAACTACGCGGTCTTTCAGTTCAATATCAGTTGCTTTAACTTTTTTCATCTTTTCTGTCGTGCTGCGATTAGAACTTCAATCCTTCTTCTCTTGCACCTTCGGCCAACGCTTTTACGCGACCATGGTACAAGTATCCGTTTCTATCGAAAACAACATTCTCGATTCCGGCTTCTTTCGCTCTCTCAGCAATAAGTTTACCTACAAGAGTTGCCACTTCTGTCTTATTGATCTTTTCAGCAGCAATTCCTTTATCTGCAGAAGACGCTGCAAGAAGTGTCTTTCCTTCAAGATCATCAACCAACTGAACGTAAATCTCTTTGTTGCTTCTGAACACAGACATTCTTGGTCTTTGAGCTGAACCAGAAACAATGCTTCTGATTCGCTTCTTGATCTTCTCTCTTTTATCTTTCTTAGTAGCCATTCTACTTATTTTTTACTAGCTGATTTACCAGCTTTTCTTCTAACCAATTCTCCAACGAAACGAATACCTTTTCCTTTGTAAGGCTCAGGTTTTCTCAATGAGCGGATCTTTGCTGCTACCTGTCCGATCAACTGTTTGTCATGAGACTTCAATGTGATCGTTGGATTCTTACCACGCTCCATTGCAGTTTCAATTTTGATCTGCTCTGGTAGTAAGAAGATAACGTTGTGAGAAAATCCCAATGAAAGCTCCAATTGTTGACCGTTATTGCTAGCGCGATAACCAACACCTACAAGCTCCATCTTCTTTTCCCAACCTTTGGAAACACCTGCAACCATGTTGAAGATAAGTGAGCGATAAAGACCATGAAAAGCCTTTGTCTGCTTCATTTCATTCAGGCGAGCCAACTCTAATGTTCCGTCTTTCAATTCCATTTTAATAGAACCATCAACTTTCTGAGTCAATGTTCCCAAAGAACCTTTAGCGGTAACCGTGTTGTCTTCACCTATGGTTATCTCAACTCCTTGAGGTACTTCAATCGGTGCTAATCCTATCCTAGACATCGTTCTGTTTCTTTCTGTTCTTAGTAAACGTAGCAGAGAACTTCTCCCCCTACATTAAGCGTTCTTGCTTCCTTATCGGTCATTACTCCTTTTGAAGTTGACACAACTGCAACACCTAGTCCGTTTTTCACACGAGGAATCGTTCCCGCTCCTGCGTATTTTCTCAAACCAGGCTTACTTGCTCTTTCCAATCCTTTGATGGCGTTAACCTTCGTTTGTGGATTGTATTTAAGTGCAATTTTAATGCTGCCTTGCACACCTTCTTCCTCAAACTTGTAGTTAAGGATATATCCTTTTTCGAAAAGGATCTTGGTAATGGCTTTCTTAATGTTAGAGGCTGGGATATCCACAACCTTGTGATTCGCTTGAATCGCGTTTCTAACTCTTGTTAGGTAATCTGCTACTGGATCTGTCATAATCTTTCGAATAAATCGCTTACCAACTTGCCTTTTTAACTCCAGGGATAAGACCAGAATTGGCCATTTCTCTGAACTGGATTCTGCTGATGCCGAAATCCCTCATGTAACCTTTAGGACGACCGGTAATGCTACATCTGTTGTGCATTCTGATGGCGGCACTGTTCTTTGGCATACGAGCCAAAGCTTGGTAATCGCCTTCTTCCTTTAGTCTGGCTCTTTTTTCAGCATATCGCGCTACCATTGCGGCACGCTTACGCTCTCTTGCTTTCATTGATTCTTTGGCCATGTCAGCTTACTTTTTAAATGGCATTCCGAACTCTTTCAATAGAGCGAGTCCTTCTTCGTTAGTTTTGGCAGTTGTCACGAAAGTGATGTCCATACCAAGTATCTTGTTTACTTTCTCAATATCAATCTCTGGGAAAATGATCTGCTCGGTGATTCCAAGGTTATAGTTACCTCTTCCATCAAATCCTTTTGGGCTTACTCCTCGGAAATCTCTAACTCGTGGAAGAGCAACCGCTACCAGTCTTTCCAAGAATTCATACATCTTATCTCCTCTAAGAGTAACACGTGCTCCAATTGGCACACCTTTACGCAATTTGAAGTTAGAGATGTCTTTCCTAGATACGGAAGCAACAGCTTTCTGTCCAGCGATCATTGTCATATCAGCAAGAGCAGACTCAAGAATCTTCTTATCTGATACTGCTTGACCAAGTCCTTGGTTAAGGCAGATCTTTTCCAATTTTGGAACTTCCATTACACTTTTGTACTGGAACTTCTCCCTCAGTGCAGGAACTATCTCTGCCTGGTACTTTGCTTTAAGAGTTGGTGTAGTACTCATCACTTAATTACTTCTCCCGATTTCTTAGAATATCTTACAAGCTTACCATCAACCAGTTTTCTACCAGTTCTAGTAGGTTCACCTGTTTTAGGATCAACCAACATCAGGTTAGATAGTTGGATTGAAGCTTCTTTCTCTACAATACCTCCGTTAGGATGTGCTGCGTTTGGTTTGGTGTGTCGTTTTACGATGTTCACACCTTCAACCAAGGCTCTGTTCTTGGTTGGGTAAACCTCAAGAACTTTACCCTCTTCTCCTTTAGACTCTCCGGAAATCACTTTTACCGTGTCGCCTTTCTTTATATGAAACTTTGCCATTGCTTTGCCTCTTTATATCAAAGCACCTCTGGTGCCAATGATACGATCTTCATGTATTGTTTCTCTCTCAACTCACGGGCAACAGGTCCGAAGATCCGTGTTCCTCTCATCTCGCCAGCTGCATTCAACAGAACCACTGCGTTATCATCAAAACGGATATAAGAACCGTCTTGTCTTCTTGTCTCTTTCTTAGTTCGAACAACAACCGCTTTAGAAACAGATCCTTTTTTCGCATTTCCAGAAGGAACTGCGTCTTTTACTGTTACTACAATTGTGTCTCCGATTCGAGCATATCGTTTTCTTGTTCCTCCAAGAACACGGATGCAAAGAACTTCTTTAGCACCACTGTTATCCGCGACCTTAAGTCTTGATTCTGTTTGTATCATGGCTTATTTGGCTTTTTCAATGATTTCTACCAATCTCCAGTTCTTAGACTTGCTCAATGGACGTGTTTCCATAATTCGAACAGTGTCACCGATTCCGCAGTCATTCTTCTCATCATGAGCATGGAATTTCTTGGTCATCTTTACGAACTTTCCGTACATCGGGTGCTTCACTTTACGCTCAACACTTACGGTAATGGTTTTATCCATTTTGTCGCTAACGACAACCCCGATTCTTTCCTTTCTAAGGTTTCTTGCTGTATTCTCCATCTCAGCTAACTACTTTGCTTCTAGAAGTTCGTTCGGTCATCAACCTTGCGATTAATCTTCGGGCGTGTTTAAGTTCTTGCGGGTTCTCTATAGGAGATACCGCATGATTCATTTTCAATTTAGCAAGTTTCAGTCGCTCTTCGGCCAATCGGTCCAAAAGCTCTTCGCTTGACAATTCTTTTATTACTGCGTTTTCCATTGTCCTCTAAAATCTTAGGCTCCTGTGTAATCTCTTCTCACCATGAATTTGGTGGTAATCGGCAGTTTTTGAGCTGCCAATCGAAGTGCTTCTTTGGCTGTTGCCATGTCTACACCGTCAATTTCGAACATCACGCAACCAGGTTTTACAACCGCTACCCAATATTCTGGAGAACCTTTACCCTTACCCATCCTTACTTCGGCTGGTTTCTTAGTAATCGGTTTGTCTGGAAACACTTTGATCCAAACTTGTCCTTCTCTCTTCATGTATCTCGTTACCGCGATACGTGCTGATTCGATCTGACGAGCGGTGATCCATGCACCTTCTTCCGCTTTTATACCAAATGAACCAAAGGCCAACTGATTGCCACGATTGGCAACACCTTTCATCTTCATTTTATGCATTTTGCGGAACTTCGTCCTTTTTGGCTGTAGCATAGCTTTGCTGTTCTTCCTGTTCTACCTAATTATTGCTTTCTGTCTCGTTTGGCCAAACGTGCTGGTTTCTTGCTTTGAACGGTTGAGTTCGGAGCAAGATCTCTCTTACCATAAACCTCACCTAGCATGATCCATACTTTTATTCCAAGTCGACCATAGGTTGTGTGTGCCTCCACGTGAGCGTAATCAATATCTGCCCTGAATGTGTGAAGTGGAATTCTTCCATCCTTATACATTTCAGAACGTGCCATCTCAGCTCCACCCAATCTTCCGCTCACTTGCACTTTAATTCCTTCAGCTCCCATTCTCATGGTTGAAGCAACTGCCATCTTAACCGCTCTTCTAAAAGAGATACGACCTTCCAATTGGCGTGCAATGCTTTCTCCTACTAACCGAGCATCAAGCTCTGGTCTTTTAATTTCGAAGATGTTGATCTGAACCTCTTTACCAGTGATTTTTTTCAACTCCTCTTTCAATTTGTCAACCTCGCTACCACCTTTTCCGATAATGATTCCTGGTCTAGCAGTGTTTACCGTAACGGTAACTAACTTAAGGGTACGCTCCACAATGATCTTAGAGATACTTGCTTTTGCCAAACGCGCACGCAGGTACTTACGGATTTTGTAATCCTCCTCAATTTTTGCTGGAGTGTCTTTACCACCATACCAGTTGGAATCCCAACCTTTGATGATTCCCAGTCTATTACCTATCGGATTTGTCTTCTGTCCCATGCGTCAATCAGTTCTTGCTATCTAAAACAAGTGTTACGTGGTTTGATCTTTTTCTAATTCTATGTGCTCGGCCCTGTGGAGCTGTCTGCAATCTTTTCAATGCTCGTCCACCGTCTACCGAAATCTCCTTCACAAAAAGTGTTGAAGCATCAACGGTTCCGTTGCTTTTCTGCTCGAAATTTGAAAGAGCAGAAAGCAAAAGCTTTTCAATTCTTCCTGATGCTTCCTTCGGATGGAGTTTCAACGCGTATAGCGCCTTATCAACTTCCATTCCTCTCACCATATCGGCCACCAATCTCATTTTCCTTGGTGATGTAGGCACATTTTTCAATGAAGCGAAGTACTGCGTCTTTCGCGCTTCCTTCATTGCATCTGCCATCAGTTTTTTTCTCTTTCCCATTGCTTTAAGCTTGGAGATACGCTTTTATTACTTCTTACCTTTTCCGTGTCCACGGTATGTTCTCGTTGGCGAGAATTCACCGAACTTGTGACCTACCATGTTCTCAGTTACATAAACAGGGATAAACTTGTTCCCGTTATGCACAGCAATAGTAAGACCTACAAAATCTGGACTGATAACTGATCTTCTTGACCAAGTTTTGATCACAGTCTTCTTTTTGCTTTCTTGGGCTTCAACAGCTCGTTTTTCAAGCTTGAAATCTATAAAAGGCCCTTTTTTAAGTGATCTTGCCATTACCTAATTACTTCTTTCTTTTTTCAACTATGTACTTGCTGGAAGCTTTCACTTTGCTTCTAGTCTTGTATCCTTTTGCAGGAATTCCCTTTCTAGATCTTGGATGCCCTCCAGAGGACTTTCCTTCACCACCACCCATTGGGTGATCAACCGGGTTCATTACAACTGCTCTAGTTCGCGGTCTTCTTCCTAACCATCTTGATCGTCCTGCTTTACCAGACACTTCCAAGCTGAAATCACTATTCGAAACTGTTCCGACAGTTGCTTTGCAGGTTACGAGAATCATTCTGATCTCTCCTGAAGGCATTTTCAATGTTGCATACTTTCCTTCTCTGGCAACCAATTGAGCATAAGAACCTGCGCTTCTGGCAAGAATTGCTCCTTGTCCTGGTCGCAATTCAATACAGTGAACTACTGTACCCATTGGAATTTCACTCAGGAATAAGGTATTACCAACGTTTGGTGCAGTCCCTTTACCAGATAGAAGTGTTTGACCTACTTCAATTCCTTTAGGAGCAATAACGTATCGTTTTTCTCCGTCAGCATAATAGAGAAGTGCAATACGCGCATTTCTATTTGGATCATACTCGACACTTTTAACCGTTCCAGGAATTCCATCCT
Proteins encoded in this region:
- the rplX gene encoding 50S ribosomal protein L24 — its product is MAKFHIKKGDTVKVISGESKGEEGKVLEVYPTKNRALVEGVNIVKRHTKPNAAHPNGGIVEKEASIQLSNLMLVDPKTGEPTRTGRKLVDGKLVRYSKKSGEVIK
- the rplN gene encoding 50S ribosomal protein L14, which translates into the protein MIQTESRLKVADNSGAKEVLCIRVLGGTRKRYARIGDTIVVTVKDAVPSGNAKKGSVSKAVVVRTKKETRRQDGSYIRFDDNAVVLLNAAGEMRGTRIFGPVARELREKQYMKIVSLAPEVL
- the rplE gene encoding 50S ribosomal protein L5, yielding MSTTPTLKAKYQAEIVPALREKFQYKSVMEVPKLEKICLNQGLGQAVSDKKILESALADMTMIAGQKAVASVSRKDISNFKLRKGVPIGARVTLRGDKMYEFLERLVAVALPRVRDFRGVSPKGFDGRGNYNLGITEQIIFPEIDIEKVNKILGMDITFVTTAKTNEEGLALLKEFGMPFKK
- the ykgO gene encoding type B 50S ribosomal protein L36 codes for the protein MKVRASVKKRSEDCKIVKRKGRVYVINKKNPRFKQRQG
- the rpmC gene encoding 50S ribosomal protein L29, which gives rise to MENAVIKELSSEELLDRLAEERLKLAKLKMNHAVSPIENPQELKHARRLIARLMTERTSRSKVVS
- the rplR gene encoding 50S ribosomal protein L18 produces the protein MATKKDKREKIKKRIRSIVSGSAQRPRMSVFRSNKEIYVQLVDDLEGKTLLAASSADKGIAAEKINKTEVATLVGKLIAERAKEAGIENVVFDRNGYLYHGRVKALAEGAREEGLKF
- the rplV gene encoding 50S ribosomal protein L22; its protein translation is MGKRKKLMADAMKEARKTQYFASLKNVPTSPRKMRLVADMVRGMEVDKALYALKLHPKEASGRIEKLLLSALSNFEQKSNGTVDASTLFVKEISVDGGRALKRLQTAPQGRAHRIRKRSNHVTLVLDSKN
- the rplF gene encoding 50S ribosomal protein L6, whose amino-acid sequence is MSRIGLAPIEVPQGVEITIGEDNTVTAKGSLGTLTQKVDGSIKMELKDGTLELARLNEMKQTKAFHGLYRSLIFNMVAGVSKGWEKKMELVGVGYRASNNGQQLELSLGFSHNVIFLLPEQIKIETAMERGKNPTITLKSHDKQLIGQVAAKIRSLRKPEPYKGKGIRFVGELVRRKAGKSASKK
- the rpsQ gene encoding 30S ribosomal protein S17, whose translation is MENTARNLRKERIGVVVSDKMDKTITVSVERKVKHPMYGKFVKMTKKFHAHDEKNDCGIGDTVRIMETRPLSKSKNWRLVEIIEKAK
- the rpsN gene encoding 30S ribosomal protein S14 codes for the protein MAKESMKARERKRAAMVARYAEKRARLKEEGDYQALARMPKNSAAIRMHNRCSITGRPKGYMRDFGISRIQFREMANSGLIPGVKKASW
- the rplO gene encoding 50S ribosomal protein L15 yields the protein MGLSNLTPATGSTKSRKRIGRGEGSGKGGTSTRGHKGAKSRSGYKKKVGFEGGQMPLQRRVPKFGFKNPFRVEYHGINLDALQKLVDEKKFTTITPELLVENGLSGKNELVKILGRGELKAKIEVTAHGFSKTAVSAIEAAGGTVVTL
- the rpsE gene encoding 30S ribosomal protein S5, encoding MKKVKATDIELKDRVVGIQRVTKVTKGGRTFSFSAIVVVGDENGVVGHGLGKAKEVTEAIAKGIDDAKKNLIRVPIINGTVPHEQENKYCGARVFMKPASLGTGVIAGGAMRAVLEAAGVKNVLGKSKGSSNPHNVVKATFLCLSEMRDAIAVSNQRGVKLDVVFNG
- the rpmD gene encoding 50S ribosomal protein L30; translated protein: MATIKVKQVKSAINRPLRQKLTLQALGLRKLNQVVEHEANPAILGMVAKVSHMVEVIK
- the rpsS gene encoding 30S ribosomal protein S19: MARSLKKGPFIDFKLEKRAVEAQESKKKTVIKTWSRRSVISPDFVGLTIAVHNGNKFIPVYVTENMVGHKFGEFSPTRTYRGHGKGKK
- the rpsC gene encoding 30S ribosomal protein S3 produces the protein MGQKTNPIGNRLGIIKGWDSNWYGGKDTPAKIEEDYKIRKYLRARLAKASISKIIVERTLKLVTVTVNTARPGIIIGKGGSEVDKLKEELKKITGKEVQINIFEIKRPELDARLVGESIARQLEGRISFRRAVKMAVASTMRMGAEGIKVQVSGRLGGAEMARSEMYKDGRIPLHTFRADIDYAHVEAHTTYGRLGIKVWIMLGEVYGKRDLAPNSTVQSKKPARLAKRDRKQ
- the rplP gene encoding 50S ribosomal protein L16; its protein translation is MLQPKRTKFRKMHKMKMKGVANRGNQLAFGSFGIKAEEGAWITARQIESARIAVTRYMKREGQVWIKVFPDKPITKKPAEVRMGKGKGSPEYWVAVVKPGCVMFEIDGVDMATAKEALRLAAQKLPITTKFMVRRDYTGA
- the rpsH gene encoding 30S ribosomal protein S8; translated protein: MMTDPVADYLTRVRNAIQANHKVVDIPASNIKKAITKILFEKGYILNYKFEEEGVQGSIKIALKYNPQTKVNAIKGLERASKPGLRKYAGAGTIPRVKNGLGVAVVSTSKGVMTDKEARTLNVGGEVLCYVY
- the rplB gene encoding 50S ribosomal protein L2, with protein sequence MAVRKLNPTTPGQRHKVASTFETVTTDRPEKSLVQGQSKSGGRNNTGKMTMRYIGGGHKRKYRIIDFKRNKDGIPGTVKSVEYDPNRNARIALLYYADGEKRYVIAPKGIEVGQTLLSGKGTAPNVGNTLFLSEIPMGTVVHCIELRPGQGAILARSAGSYAQLVAREGKYATLKMPSGEIRMILVTCKATVGTVSNSDFSLEVSGKAGRSRWLGRRPRTRAVVMNPVDHPMGGGEGKSSGGHPRSRKGIPAKGYKTRSKVKASSKYIVEKRKK
- the secY gene encoding preprotein translocase subunit SecY, giving the protein MKNFLNTLQNIWKIEDLRTRILNTLGFILIYRIGSFVVLPGLDPAKLGALQAQTSDGILGLLNMFSGGAFSNASIFALGIMPYISASIVLQLAGMAVPALQKLQKEGESGRKKINQYTRYLTILITAGQAPGYIANLQSQLPSDAFLTSPSLFWFTAWLILITGTVFVMWLGERITDKGIGNGISLLIMVGIIARLPFSFVAEALSKLDTTGSGGPVFLLVELVFLFLVIVFSILLVQGTRRIPVQVARAAISGRQALPQGGTRQYIPLKVNAAGVMPIIFAQAIMFVPITLGGFAGESASWFVTAFSDFTGPTYNITFFLLIIVFTYFYTAITINPNQMAEDMKRNGGFIPGVKPGKKTAEYIDNIMSRITLPGSIFLGIVAILPSVAMVFGVNAQFAQFYGGTSLLIMVGVVLDTLQQIESHLLMRHYDGLMKSGRIKGRSSMSMSA
- the infA gene encoding translation initiation factor IF-1; the protein is MAKQASIGQDGTVVEALSNAMFRVELENGHVITAHISGKMRMHYIKILPGDKVKVEMSPYDLSKGRITYRYK